In Lactococcus garvieae subsp. garvieae, the following proteins share a genomic window:
- a CDS encoding YitT family protein, with the protein MKDMSLIKIHFRNFIAISLGAIIFAFGFVKLNMANQLAAGGLSGITLILHALFKLDPALSQFILNIPLLFIGYRFLGQRTFTYTVYAIVNISLFLSVFQAFDFSINLLHDNLVAALLAGVFAGTGIGIIFRFGGTTGGSDIIAQLLQIKRGTAVGRVIFTIDLFVMTLSLTYIDVNHMVYTLIASFVSAQVINLIQSGGYTVRGMLIISPKYQEISNAILAELGRGATFLHGEGAYSGTEKRVVYVVLNPREVMTVKALIAEIDPQAFSTVINVHEVMGDFTYPQSKYKRKKK; encoded by the coding sequence ATGAAGGATATGAGCCTCATTAAAATCCATTTTCGTAACTTTATTGCCATCAGTTTAGGCGCAATTATCTTTGCTTTTGGTTTTGTAAAGTTAAATATGGCCAATCAGTTGGCTGCAGGTGGCCTTTCCGGTATTACCTTGATATTGCACGCATTATTCAAGTTGGATCCGGCACTAAGTCAGTTCATTCTGAATATACCCTTGCTTTTTATTGGTTACCGTTTCTTAGGACAACGGACCTTTACCTATACGGTCTATGCGATTGTTAACATCTCGCTTTTCCTTTCAGTTTTCCAAGCATTTGATTTTAGTATTAATCTTTTGCATGATAACTTAGTCGCAGCTCTCCTGGCCGGGGTATTTGCCGGAACGGGGATTGGGATTATCTTCCGCTTTGGCGGAACAACTGGGGGCTCAGATATCATTGCTCAGCTGTTGCAAATTAAGCGAGGCACCGCAGTGGGACGTGTGATTTTCACAATAGACCTTTTTGTCATGACACTTTCCCTCACTTACATTGATGTTAATCATATGGTTTATACATTAATTGCAAGTTTTGTGAGTGCTCAAGTGATTAACCTTATCCAATCTGGTGGTTATACCGTTCGTGGGATGCTTATTATCAGTCCTAAATATCAAGAAATTTCAAATGCTATTCTGGCAGAACTTGGACGCGGTGCTACATTCTTACATGGTGAAGGTGCGTATTCAGGCACAGAAAAACGTGTGGTCTATGTGGTTCTTAACCCTCGAGAAGTTATGACGGTTAAAGCCTTAATAGCCGAAATAGATCCTCAGGCCTTCTCAACAGTAATAAATGTGCACGAAGTCATGGGAGATTTTACTTATCCACAAAGTAAATATAAACGTAAGAAAAAATAA